The Saccharomyces cerevisiae S288C chromosome VII, complete sequence genome includes a region encoding these proteins:
- a CDS encoding gag-pol fusion protein (Retrotransposon TYA Gag and TYB Pol genes; transcribed/translated as one unit; polyprotein is processed to make a nucleocapsid-like protein (Gag), reverse transcriptase (RT), protease (PR), and integrase (IN); similar to retroviral genes), translating to MSFMDQIPGGGNYPKLPVECLPNFPIQPSLTFRGRNDSHKLKNFISEIMLNMSMISWPNDASRIVYCRRHLLNPAAQWANDFVQEQGILEITFDTFIQGLYQHFYKPPDINKIFNAITQLSEAKLGIERLNQRFRKIWDRMPPDFMTEKAAIMTYTRLLTKETYNIVRMHKPETLKDAMEEAYQTTALTERFFPGFELDADGDTIIGATTHLQEEYDSDYDSEDNLTQNGYVHTVRTRRSYNKPMSNHRNRRNNNPSREECIKNRLCFYCKKEGHRLNECRARRRVLTDLELESKDQQTPFIKTLPIVHYIAIPEMDNTAEKTIKIQNTKVKTLFDSGSPTSFIRRDIVELLKYEIYETPPLRFRGFVATKSAVTSEAVTIDLKINDLHITLAAYILDNMDYQLLIGNPILRRYPKILHTVLNTRESPDSLKPKTYRSETVNNVRTYSAGNRGNPRNIKLSFAPTILEATDPKSAGNRGDSRTKTLSLATTTPAAIDPLTTLDNPGSTQSTFAQFPIPEEASILEEDGKYSNVVSTIQSVEPNATDHSNKDTFCTLPVWLQQKYREIIRNDLPPRPADINNIPVKHDIEIKPGARLPRLQPYHVTEKNEQEINKIVQKLLDNKFIVPSKSPCSSPVVLVPKKDGTFRLCVDYRTLNKATISDPFPLPRIDNLLSRIGNAQIFTTLDLHSGYHQIPMEPKDRYKTAFVTPSGKYEYTVMPFGLVNAPSTFARYMADTFRDLRFVNVYLDDILIFSESPEEHWKHLDTVLERLKNENLIVKKKKCKFASEETEFLGYSIGIQKIAPLQHKCAAIRDFPTPKTVKQAQRFLGMINYYRRFIPNCSKIAQPIQLFICDKSQWTEKQDKAIDKLKDALCNSPVLVPFNNKANYRLTTDASKDGIGAVLEEVDNKNKLVGVVGYFSKSLESAQKNYPAGELELLGIIKALHHFRYMLHGKHFTLRTDHISLLSLQNKNEPARRVQRWLDDLATYDFTLEYLAGPKNVVADAISRAVYTITPETSRPIDTESWKSYYKSDPLCSAVLIHMKELTQHNVTPEDMSAFRSYQKKLELSETFRKNYSLEDEMIYYQDRLVVPIKQQNAVMRLYHDHTLFGGHFGVTVTLAKISPIYYWPKLQHSIIQYIRTCVQCQLIKSHRPRLHGLLQPLPIAEGRWLDISMDFVTGLPPTSNNLNMILVVVDRFSKRAHFIATRKTLDATQLIDLLFRYIFSYHGFPRTITSDRDVRMTADKYQELTKRLGIKSTMSSANHPQTDGQSERTIQTLNRLLRAYASTNIQNWHVYLPQIEFVYNSTPTRTLGKSPFEIDLGYLPNTPAIKSDDEVNARSFTAVELAKHLKALTIQTKEQLEHAQIEMETNNNQRRKPLLLNIGDHVLVHRDAYFKKGAYMKVQQIYVGPFRVVKKINDNAYELDLNSHKKKHRVINVQFLKKFVYRPDAYPKNKPISSTERIKRAHEVTALIGIDTTHKTYLCHMQDVDPTLSVEYSEAEFCQIPERTRRSILANFRQLYETQDNPEREEDVVSQNEICQYDNTSP from the exons ATGAGCTTTATGGATCAAATCCCAGGAGGAGGAAATTATCCAAAACTCCCAGTAGAATGCCTTCCTAACTTCCCGATCCAACCATCTTTGACCTTCAGAGGTAGAAATGACTCGCATAAACTGAAAAACTTTATCTCCGAAATAATGTTAAACATGTCTATGATATCTTGGCCGAATGATGCCAGTCGTATTGTGTACTGCAGAAGACATTTATTAAACCCCGCTGCTCAGTGGGCTAATGACTTTGTACAAGAACAAGGTATACTTGAAATAACATTCGACACATTCATACAAGGATTATATCAGCATTTCTATAAGCCACCAGATATCAATAAAATCTTTAATGCAATCACGCAACTTTCCGAAGCTAAACTTGGTATTGAGCGTCTCAACCAACGATTCAGAAAGATTTGGGACAGAATGCCACCAGACTTCATGACCGAAAAAGCTGCCATAATGACATATACTAGGCTATTGACAAAGGAAACCTATAATATTGTCAGAATGCACAAACCAGAGACATTAAAAGACGCCATGGAAGAGGCTTACCAGACAACTGCACTAACTGAAAGATTCTTCCCAGGATTCGAACTTGATGCTGATGGAGACACTATCATCGGTGCCACAACCCACTTACAAGAAGAATACGACTCTGACTATGATTCAGAAGATAATCTGACCCAGAATGGATACGTCCATACCGTAAGGACAAGAAGATCTTACAATAAACCAATGTCAAATCATCGAAACAGGAGAAATAACAACCCATCTAGAGAAGAATGTATAAAAAATCGGCTATGCTTCTATTGTAAGAAAGAGGGACATCGCCTGAACGAATGTAGAGCACGTA GGCGAGTTCTAACCGATCTTGAACTCGAATCAAAAGACCAACAAACTCCTTTTATCAAAACCTTACCAATTGTACACTATATCGCCATCCCCGAGATGGACAATACCGCCGAAAAAACcataaaaatacaaaacaCGAAAGTAAAAACCCTGTTTGACAGTGGATCACCCACGTCATTTATCCGAAGAGATATTGTAGAACTTCTCAAATACGAAATCTACGAGACCCCTCCACTCCGTTTTAGAGGATTCGTAGCCACCAAATCCGCCGTTACATCCGAAGCAGTCACCATTGACCTCAAAATCAATGACCTGCATATAACTTTAGCCGCGTACATACTGGATAACATGGACTACCAATTGTTAATTGGAAATCCAATCTTACGCCGCTACCCGAAAATCCTGCACACAGTACTGAATACCAGAGAGAGCCCCGACTCCTTAAAGCCCAAGACTTATCGCTCCGAAACCGTTAATAACGTTAGAACCTACTCCGCTGGTAATCGTGGTAACCCCAGAAACATAAAACTGTCTTTTGCCCCCACCATTCTCGAAGCAACTGACCCGAAATCCGCTGGTAATCGTGGTGACTCCAGAACCAAAACCCTGTCTCTTGCAACCACTACTCCTGCAGCAATTGACCCGCTTACGACCCTTGATAACCCAGGTAGTACTCAAAGTACATTTGCGCAATTCCCGATACCTGAAGAAGCGAGCATCCTAGAAGAGGATGGAAAATACTCCAACGTTGTCTCAACCATTCAGAGTGTAGAACCTAATGCTACTGATCACAGCAATAAGGACACCTTTTGCACTTTGCCAGTTTGGTTACAACAGAAGTATAGAGAGATCATACGTAATGATCTCCCACCAAGACCTGCCGACATTAATAACATCCCCGTAAAACatgatattgaaattaaaCCTGGCGCAAGACTACCTCGACTACAGCCATACCATGTTACAGAAAAGAACGAACAAgaaatcaacaaaataGTTCAAAAACTGCTCGATAACAAGTTCATTGTTCCCTCAAAGTCGCCTTGCAGCTCCCCTGTAGTCCTCGTCCCGAAGAAAGACGGTACCTTCCGACTCTGCGTCGATTACCGCACCCTGAACAAAGCTACCATCTCCGACCCATTCCCATTACCCAGAATCGACAACCTATTGAGCCGTATTGGAAATGCCCAGATATTTACCACGCTAGATTTGCATAGTGGTTACCACCAGATCCCGATGGAACCCAAAGACCGCTACAAAACCGCCTTTGTCACACCATCCGGTAAGTATGAATATACCGTCATGCCATTTGGCTTAGTCAATGCACCTAGTACATTCGCAAGATACATGGCTGATACATTTAGAGACCTGAGATTCGTCAATGTTTACCTTGATGATATATTAATATTCTCCGAATCTCCAGAAGAACATTGGAAACATTTAGACACGGTACTAGAAAGATTAAAGAACGAGAACCTCATTgttaagaagaaaaaatgtaaaTTTGCATCTGAAGAAACTGAGTTTTTAGGCTATAGTATTGGAATCCAGAAAATAGCTCCACTACAGCACAAATGTGCAGCAATCCGAGACTTTCCGACGCCTAAAACAGTAAAACAAGCACAGAGATTTTTAGGAATGATTAATTACTACAGACGATTCATTCCAAATTGCTCCAAGATTGCACAGCCAATCCAACTGTTTATTTGTGACAAAAGTCAATGGACAGAAAAACAAGACAAGGCAATTGATAAACTAAAAGACGCCTTGTGTAACTCCCCCGTCCTAGTACCATTCAACAACAAAGCAAACTACCGACTTACAACAGACGCCTCAAAAGACGGCATTGGTGCTGTTCTAGAAGAAGTCgacaacaagaacaaacTTGTTGGTGTCGTCGGTTACTTCTCTAAATCCTTAGAGAGTGCCCAGAAAAACTATCCTGCTGGCGAATTAGAACTACTTGGAATTATCAAAGCACTCCACCACTTCCGATATATGCTTCACGGAAAGCATTTCACGTTAAGAACAGACCACATTAGTTTGTTATCATTACAAAACAAGAACGAACCCGCACGACGCGTGCAACGCTGGTTAGATGACCTAGCCACATATGACTTCACCTTAGAATACCTAGCTGGACCCAAGAACGTTGTCGCAGATGCCATATCCCGTGCCGTATATACTATAACCCCCGAAACATCCCGACCTATCGACACAGAAAGCTGGAAATCTTACTACAAATCAGACCCATTATGTAGTGCTGTCTTAATTCATATGAAAGAATTGACACAACACAACGTCACACCTGAAGATATGTCAGCCTTCCGTAGTTACCAGAAGAAACTCGAACTATCAGAGACCTTCCGAAAGAATTATTCCCTAGAAGACGAAATGATCTATTACCAAGACCGACTAGTAGTACCAATAAAACAACAGAACGCAGTTATGAGACTATATCATGACCATACCTTATTTGGAGGACATTTTGGTGTAACAGTGACCCTTGCGAAAATCAGCCCAATTTACTATTGGCCAAAATTACAACATTCGATCATACAATACATCAGGACCTGCGTACAATGTCAACTAATAAAATCACACCGACCACGCTTACATGGACTATTACAACCACTCCCTATAGCAGAAGGAAGATGGCTTGATATATCAATGGATTTTGTGACAGGATTACCCCCGACATCAAATAACTTGAATATGATCCTCGTCGTAGTTGATCGTTTTTCGAAACGCGCTCACTTCATAGCTACAAGGAAAACCTTAGACGCAACACAACTAATAGATCTACTCTTTCGatacattttttcatatcaTGGTTTTCCCAGGACAATAACCAGTGATAGAGATGTCCGTATGACCGCCGACAAATATCAAGAACTCACGAAAAGACTAGGAATAAAATCGACAATGTCTTCCGCGAACCACCCCCAAACAGATGGACAATCCGAACGAACGATACAGACATTAAACAGGTTACTAAGAGCCTATGCTTCAACCAATATTCAGAATTGGCATGTATATTTACCACAAATCGAATTTGTTTACAATTCTACACCTACTAGAACACTTGGAAAATCAccatttgaaattgatttAGGATATTTACCGAATACCCCTGCTATTAAGTCAGATGACGAAGTCAACGCAAGAAGTTTTACTGCCGTAGAACTTGCCAAACACCTCAAAGCCCTTACCATCCAAACGAAGGAACAGCTAGAACACGCTCAAATCGAAATGGAAACTAATAACAATCAAAGACGTAAACCCTTATTGTTAAACATAGGAGATCACGTATTAGTGCATAGAGATGCATACTTCAAGAAAGGTGCTTATATGAAAGTACAACAAATATACGTCGGACCATTTCGAGTtgtcaagaaaataaacgaTAACGCCTACGAACTAGATTTAAACTCtcacaagaaaaagcaCAGAGTTATTAATGTACAATTCCTGAAAAAGTTTGTATACCGTCCAGACGCGTACCCAAAGAATAAACCAATCAGCTCCACTGAAAGAATTAAGAGAGCACACGAAGTTACTGCACTCATAGGAATAGATACTACACACAAAACTTACTTATGTCACATGCAAGATGTAGACCCAACACTTTCAGTAGAATACTCAGAAGCTGAATTTTGCCAAATTCCCGAAAGAACACGAAGATCAATATTAGCCAACTTTAGACAACTCTACGAAACACAAGACAACCCTGAGAGAGAGGAAGATgttgtatctcaaaatgagaTATGTCAGTATGACAATACGTCACCCTGA
- a CDS encoding gag protein (Retrotransposon TYA Gag gene co-transcribed with TYB Pol; translated as TYA or TYA-TYB polyprotein; Gag is a nucleocapsid protein that is the structural constituent of virus-like particles (VLPs); similar to retroviral Gag) — protein MSFMDQIPGGGNYPKLPVECLPNFPIQPSLTFRGRNDSHKLKNFISEIMLNMSMISWPNDASRIVYCRRHLLNPAAQWANDFVQEQGILEITFDTFIQGLYQHFYKPPDINKIFNAITQLSEAKLGIERLNQRFRKIWDRMPPDFMTEKAAIMTYTRLLTKETYNIVRMHKPETLKDAMEEAYQTTALTERFFPGFELDADGDTIIGATTHLQEEYDSDYDSEDNLTQNGYVHTVRTRRSYNKPMSNHRNRRNNNPSREECIKNRLCFYCKKEGHRLNECRARKASSNRS, from the coding sequence ATGAGCTTTATGGATCAAATCCCAGGAGGAGGAAATTATCCAAAACTCCCAGTAGAATGCCTTCCTAACTTCCCGATCCAACCATCTTTGACCTTCAGAGGTAGAAATGACTCGCATAAACTGAAAAACTTTATCTCCGAAATAATGTTAAACATGTCTATGATATCTTGGCCGAATGATGCCAGTCGTATTGTGTACTGCAGAAGACATTTATTAAACCCCGCTGCTCAGTGGGCTAATGACTTTGTACAAGAACAAGGTATACTTGAAATAACATTCGACACATTCATACAAGGATTATATCAGCATTTCTATAAGCCACCAGATATCAATAAAATCTTTAATGCAATCACGCAACTTTCCGAAGCTAAACTTGGTATTGAGCGTCTCAACCAACGATTCAGAAAGATTTGGGACAGAATGCCACCAGACTTCATGACCGAAAAAGCTGCCATAATGACATATACTAGGCTATTGACAAAGGAAACCTATAATATTGTCAGAATGCACAAACCAGAGACATTAAAAGACGCCATGGAAGAGGCTTACCAGACAACTGCACTAACTGAAAGATTCTTCCCAGGATTCGAACTTGATGCTGATGGAGACACTATCATCGGTGCCACAACCCACTTACAAGAAGAATACGACTCTGACTATGATTCAGAAGATAATCTGACCCAGAATGGATACGTCCATACCGTAAGGACAAGAAGATCTTACAATAAACCAATGTCAAATCATCGAAACAGGAGAAATAACAACCCATCTAGAGAAGAATGTATAAAAAATCGGCTATGCTTCTATTGTAAGAAAGAGGGACATCGCCTGAACGAATGTAGAGCACGTAAGGCGAGTTCTAACCGATCTTGA
- the CLD1 gene encoding carboxylic ester hydrolase (Mitochondrial cardiolipin-specific phospholipase; functions upstream of Taz1p to generate monolyso-cardiolipin; transcription increases upon genotoxic stress; involved in restricting Ty1 transposition; has homology to mammalian CGI-58) produces MFKSTLNSIIRRPLKGFQLLRGADSSNTRPQSPRASARDVTEKQILRTPSAPTAIPLREIIYRVPSLFPRPLEDSVKDFRDFIKNEDAFQTELLKTLPFYPTPSESKTARLIRTVVDDEGNYINEFCIRPRKTSVPEADLKHLVFIHGYGAGLGFFIKNFEDIPLLDNEWCIHAIDLPGYGFSSRPKFPFEYPRDNIHSVQDWFHERIHTWFSKRNLLNRPEKNIVMAHSLGSYLMALYLQKYKESPSFKKLILCSPAGVSYRDFNNTASEVEKWKPPPWWYVKLWDRNISPFTLVRNFRQLGSKITSGWSYRRFKHILNGDPEQSKRFEALHRYAYAIFNKRGSGEYLLSFALKCGGEPRLSLEQQLFDGKKSDILKNSNCDWLWLYGDDDWMDVNGGLRVSRFLKEKLKQKSNVIIVPHSGHHLYLDNYKFFNNILTKEMQKI; encoded by the coding sequence ATGTTCAAGTCAACTTTAAACTCCATAATAAGAAGACCCTTGAAAGGTTTTCAACTTCTTAGAGGGGCTGACTCATCGAATACACGGCCACAGTCCCCTAGAGCCTCCGCAAGAGATGTTACAGAGAAACAGATATTAAGAACTCCGTCAGCACCAACTGCAATACCATTAAGGGAGATTATCTATAGAGTCCCAAGCTTGTTTCCTCGCCCTTTAGAAGATTCTGTTAAGGACTTCCGAGATTTTATCAAGAACGAGGATGCATTCCAGACtgaacttttgaaaacgCTGCCATTCTACCCCACTCCTTCGGAATCAAAAACAGCAAGACTTATAAGAACTGTTGTTGATGATGAGGGCAATTACATCAATGAATTTTGCATACGCCCTCGAAAAACCTCAGTGCCTGAGGCTGACTTAAAACATCTGGTTTTCATTCATGGGTATGGCGCCGGATTGGGttttttcatcaagaaTTTTGAGGATATTCCACTATTGGATAACGAGTGGTGCATACATGCCATCGATTTGCCTGGGTAtggtttttcttcaagaCCTAAGTTTCCGTTCGAGTATCCGAGAGATAATATTCACAGCGTTCAAGATTGGTTTCACGAAAGAATACACACATGGTTTAGTAAaagaaatcttttgaacCGACCTGAGAAAAACATTGTTATGGCACATTCTTTAGGGTCTTACTTGATGGCTTTATATTTGCAAAAATATAAGGAATCTCCATCTTTTAAAAAGCTGATCCTTTGTTCCCCAGCAGGCGTGTCTTATAGAGATTTCAACAATACTGCTTCAGAGgttgaaaaatggaaacCGCCTCCTTGGTGGTATGTCAAGCTTTGGGACAGAAATATCTCGCCTTTTACACTAGTAAGAAATTTTCGCCAGTTAGGTTCGAAGATTACAAGTGGATGGTCATATCGGCGCTTTAAGCACATTTTGAATGGTGATCCAGAACAGTCAAAACGGTTTGAAGCCTTGCATAGATACGCATATgctattttcaataaacgTGGTTCAGGTGAATACTTATTAAGCTTTGCTTTGAAATGTGGTGGTGAACCAAGACTATCATTGGAGCAGCAGCTATTCGATGGCAAAAAGTCtgatattttaaagaaTAGTAATTGTGACTGGCTTTGGCTTTATGGCGATGACGATTGGATGGATGTGAATGGTGGACTTAGAGTATCAAGATTCTTGAAAGAGAAgttgaaacaaaaaagtaACGTCATCATTGTTCCTCATTCAGGGCATCACTTGTACCTGGATAACTataagtttttcaataatattcTTACGAaagaaatgcaaaaaatataa
- a CDS encoding uncharacterized protein (hypothetical protein; green fluorescent protein (GFP)-fusion protein localizes to both the cytoplasm and the nucleus) produces the protein MTASSNDDDLIFECYSDPELKRWTHLANAKAWKGILTVQQYADREQLLGSSEISQKNKSNEMMTKYPKSYQWLGQKYFVLKDRSLPDNGKFSQVVSSCETLNRIGYCIHPGSNGKIEPALIVCIGGVFTFENHRGKGYAKKMIIKLNEFYDKIRDDANTVLELKNLVINLYSEVGEYYSALGYESMHVPLHRISKLDELTERYCGEDDDHDGKYLGFDDYRGLVGLHETQFKESLLSLHKENPEKFVFTVAPDFDIFTWFQYRDLFIMNKSGRKAQQNLFFGYALSDNSHIIWHHNWNGDSLIIVKIHIPEETFQRKELKLKKLLRKAIEETKLHGLQELEFWDEEIPIKKYPQLFQLLTELENESKVFSENGSISAVRPPKGYTAEQVIWDNNTKFCWF, from the coding sequence ATGACAGCCTCATCAAATGACGATGACCTAATATTCGAATGTTATAGCGATCCTGAGTTAAAAAGATGGACACACCTTGCTAATGCAAAAGCTTGGAAAGGTATTCTGACCGTGCAGCAGTACGCTGATAGGGAACAATTGCTAGGGTCTTCAGAGATTTCTCAAAAGAATAAATCAAATGAAATGATGACAAAATACCCAAAAAGTTACCAGTGGCTTGGGCAGAAGTACTTTGTTTTAAAGGATCGATCTTTGCCAGataatggaaaatttaGTCAAGTTGTTTCCAGTTGCGAAACTTTAAACAGGATTGGATATTGTATTCATCCGGGTTCTAATGGAAAAATCGAGCCAGCTTTGATTGTATGCATTGGGGGCGTCTTTACCTTTGAAAACCATCGCGGCAAGGGCTACGCCAAGAAGATGATTATCAAACTGAATGAATTTTATGACAAGATTCGTGATGACGCTAACACCGTActagaattgaaaaatttggtgaTTAACCTTTACAGCGAAGTCGGAGAATATTATTCCGCATTAGGATACGAGAGTATGCATGTTCCCTTGCACCGCATTTCTAAATTAGATGAACTTACTGAGAGATACTGTggagaagatgatgacCATGATGGTAAGTACTTGGGATTTGATGATTACAGGGGTTTAGTAGGACTACATGAGACACAGTTCAAAGAAAGCTTATTAAGTTTACACAAAGAAAACCCAGAGAAGTTTGTTTTTACCGTTGCGCCAGACTTTGACATTTTCACATGGTTTCAGTATCGTGATCTTTTTATCATGAATAAATCAGGAAGAAAAGCCCAGCAAAATCTGTTTTTTGGATACGCGTTGAGTGATAACAGCCACATCATATGGCATCACAATTGGAACGGTGATTCTCTGATTATTGTCAAAATCCATATACCTGAAGAAACATTTCAAAGGAAAGAATTGAAGctcaaaaaattactaaGGAAGGCCATAGAAGAGACAAAGCTTCATGGATTGCAAGAATTAGAATTTTGGGACGAAGAAATTCCCATCAAAAAGTACCCACAATTGTTTCAGTTATTAACAGAGCTTGAAAATGAATCTAAAGTTTTCTCAGAAAACGGTTCCATCAGTGCTGTTCGTCCCCCCAAAGGATATACAGCCGAGCAGGTAATTTGGGATAACAATACCAAATTCTGTTGGTTTTAA
- the SHY1 gene encoding cytochrome oxidase assembly protein SHY1 (Mitochondrial inner membrane protein required for complex IV assembly; associates with complex IV assembly intermediates and complex III/complex IV supercomplexes; similar to human SURF1 involved in Leigh Syndrome; complex IV is also known as cytochrome c oxidase; also localizes to the peroxisome) — translation MSLLGARSTYRWFSIAASIPTKNAIGKSTYLLASRNQQYRGIITSTVDWKPIKTGKSPNDDSRRERSFGKKIVLGLMFAMPIISFYLGTWQVRRLKWKTKLIAACETKLTYEPIPLPKSFTPDMCEDWEYRKVILTGHFLHNEEMFVGPRKKNGEKGYFLFTPFIRDDTGEKVLIERGWISEEKVAPDSRNLHHLSLPQEEHLKVVCLVRPPKKRGSLQWAKKDPNSRLWQVPDIYDMARSSGCTPIQFQALYDMKDHPIIEEHTRNEASQNNSTSSLWKFWKREPTTAVNGTQAVDNNTSKPRSRQEMPTDQTIEFDERQFIKAGVPIGRKPTIDLKNNHLQYLVTWYGLSFLSTIFLIVALRKAKRGGVVSQDQLMKEKLKHSRKYM, via the coding sequence ATGTCTCTACTAGGCGCCAGGTCCACTTACCGTTGGTTTTCAATCGCTGCATCAATTCCGACTAAGAATGCTATTGGCAAATCCACGTACCTCTTAGCTTCAAGAAATCAACAGTACCGAGGCATCATAACGTCAACTGTAGACTGGAAACCAATCAAGACAGGTAAGAGCCCAAATGATGATTCTCGAAGAGAAAGATCCTTTGGCAAGAAAATTGTTCTGGGTCTGATGTTCGCGATGCCAATAATATCCTTCTATTTGGGAACTTGGCAAGTAAGGAGATTGAAGTGGAAAACCAAGCTGATTGCGGCATGCGAAACTAAACTTACTTATGAACCAATACCACTTCCTAAGTCATTTACACCTGACATGTGCGAGGATTGGGAATACCGTAAAGTTATACTTACCGGACACTTCCTTCACAATGAAGAGATGTTTGTTGGtccaagaaagaaaaatggagaaaagGGTTATTTTCTGTTTACACCGTTCATTAGAGATGACACCGGTGAGAAAGTTCTGATAGAAAGAGGGTGGATaagtgaagaaaaagttgcTCCTGACTCAAGAAATTTACACCATTTGTCGTTGCCTCAAGAAGAACACTTGAAAGTGGTTTGCTTAGTAAGACctccaaagaaaagaggcTCGCTACAATGGGCGAAAAAGGATCCAAATTCTAGATTGTGGCAGGTGCCAGACATATATGACATGGCAAGATCATCAGGGTGCACGCCCATTCAATTTCAAGCCTTGTATGACATGAAGGACCATCCAATAATCGAGGAACACACAAGAAACGAGGCTTCACAAAACAATTCCACCTCTAGCCTGTGGAAGTTCTGGAAACGAGAACCTACGACTGCTGTAAACGGAACGCAAGCTGTTGATAATAATACATCGAAGCCTCGTTCTAGGCAGGAAATGCCGACAGACCAAACAATTGAATTCGATGAACGACAGTTTATCAAAGCAGGTGTTCCCATAGGCCGGAAGCCCACTATTGATTTAAAGAATAACCATCTACAATATTTGGTAACGTGGTATGGCCTTTCGTTTTTGAGCACAATCTTCCTCATTGTGGCTCTTAGGAAGGCGAAAAGAGGGGGCGTTGTGTCCCAAGACCAACTAATGAAAGAGAAACTGAAGCATTCAAGGAAATATATGTAA